A window of Choristoneura fumiferana chromosome 8, NRCan_CFum_1, whole genome shotgun sequence contains these coding sequences:
- the LOC141430386 gene encoding chromosome transmission fidelity protein 8 homolog, whose amino-acid sequence MLIYIDCKTENGSGVPEWAIVELQGLVQIKKGMQAGPTVIGDLHYHNRNKQPVLILGHHVLSGKEVKLEQPMAVIEKQVNDGKTQYKVKAVVKKKLLFKSRPKPIISNVAERV is encoded by the coding sequence TAAAACCGAGAATGGGAGTGGAGTTCCAGAGTGGGCCATAGTGGAATTGCAAGGTCTTGTACAAATAAAGAAGGGGATGCAAGCTGGCCCCACAGTCATTGGAGATCTTCACTACCACAACAGGAACAAACAGCCGGTCCTGATCCTAGGACACCATGTCCTCAGTGGAAAAGAAGTCAAGCTTGAACAACCCATGGCTGTCATAGAAAAACAAGTAAATGATGGTAAAACACAATACAAAGTGAAGGCTGTGGTAAAAAAAAAGCTGCTATTCAAATCCAGGCCTAAACCTATTATTTCTAATGTTGCTGAAAGAGTTTGA